Proteins from a single region of Bdellovibrio bacteriovorus HD100:
- a CDS encoding ExbD/TolR family protein, whose translation MRRARKIKVDHNSEFELDLAPLLAVMVKLVPVLLVSSAFVQMMVIETELPQVVSEAIQRQDEQKTPTNVAMEVDAKDGIRIIVTAKGQEKIETIPLKDGAYDLQSLHQKLVEVKKAHPEVFKMELNPDGKVSYDTLVRIMDAARQARDNNVKFPVFDTKQGKNVETNYMFPEIIFANTMEG comes from the coding sequence ATGAGACGCGCACGCAAGATCAAAGTAGATCATAACAGTGAATTCGAACTGGATTTGGCACCCCTGCTGGCCGTGATGGTGAAGCTGGTGCCGGTTCTTCTGGTTTCCTCCGCCTTCGTGCAAATGATGGTGATTGAAACCGAACTTCCGCAGGTGGTCAGTGAAGCCATCCAGCGCCAGGATGAACAAAAAACTCCAACCAACGTGGCGATGGAAGTCGATGCCAAAGATGGCATCCGCATCATCGTAACAGCCAAGGGTCAGGAAAAGATTGAAACCATTCCCCTGAAAGACGGTGCCTACGACCTGCAAAGTCTGCATCAAAAGCTGGTCGAAGTAAAAAAAGCCCATCCTGAGGTCTTCAAGATGGAACTGAACCCGGATGGCAAAGTTTCATACGACACTCTTGTAAGAATAATGGATGCTGCCCGCCAGGCCCGCGACAACAACGTTAAGTTTCCCGTTTTCGACACCAAACAGGGTAAAAACGTGGAAACCAACTACATGTTCCCAGAGATCATCTTTGCGAACACCATGGAGGGCTAA
- a CDS encoding AgmX/PglI C-terminal domain-containing protein, translated as MLTLIVRQSLKDGTAKTWKLRSSNTTHTFGSSRLADVISIAPDSKGIQGLFEYRDGAWWYVDMDMNTSASAKGSPALRLDQEKSLTLGECTLVFTPVVKEADLYLRLEKAGKEQREAGKQFQLYIVKQNDQVLETKILPMNKKFKPSMALTPTVVPCVPSQEWHKQMVGDLEVKQRTVSLEDAARMARLSTDQLMDEESKKGVFIILGAALFLVTVGLFAPKSQELEVVAAPPKAAQKIIVKTEIKPKRKKAEAAPAQQVVVKEQAPAANQKTAEMPTGGSKVSKMMKSISGGRISQLLGKVSAQAARSGNVVIATGVKAGSGASGRALAAVGSMERSGRDWGREGSATGGGVGTVGRGGGSSASSMGGLAAGGTGSGGVGLIEEEGEITGGLDREIIAQYIKSKLGQILYCYERQLSAKPDLFGKVAVKFTIGPSGQVEQQLIGDTTLKNATVEGCILNRVAAWKFPAPQGGTRVLVTYPFLFKSTN; from the coding sequence ATGCTCACGTTGATTGTGCGTCAATCCCTGAAAGATGGGACGGCGAAAACTTGGAAATTGAGATCCAGCAACACAACCCACACCTTCGGGTCCTCCCGTCTGGCCGATGTTATCTCCATCGCACCGGATTCCAAGGGCATCCAGGGTCTGTTTGAGTACCGCGATGGCGCCTGGTGGTATGTCGATATGGACATGAACACCAGTGCTTCCGCCAAAGGCTCCCCGGCTCTGCGCCTGGATCAGGAAAAATCCCTGACTCTGGGAGAATGCACTCTGGTGTTCACTCCGGTGGTGAAAGAAGCGGATCTTTATCTGCGTCTGGAAAAAGCCGGTAAAGAACAACGTGAAGCCGGCAAGCAGTTCCAGCTTTACATCGTGAAGCAGAACGATCAGGTTCTTGAAACCAAGATCCTGCCAATGAATAAAAAATTCAAACCTTCCATGGCACTGACTCCAACAGTGGTGCCTTGCGTGCCTTCCCAGGAATGGCACAAACAAATGGTCGGCGACCTTGAAGTGAAACAAAGAACCGTGTCTTTGGAAGACGCGGCCCGCATGGCCCGCCTTTCCACAGACCAACTGATGGATGAAGAATCCAAAAAAGGTGTGTTCATTATTCTGGGTGCAGCCTTGTTCCTGGTGACTGTGGGCCTGTTTGCGCCGAAGTCCCAGGAGCTTGAGGTTGTTGCGGCTCCGCCAAAAGCGGCGCAAAAAATTATCGTTAAAACCGAAATCAAACCCAAACGCAAAAAAGCGGAAGCGGCTCCTGCCCAGCAGGTTGTTGTGAAGGAACAGGCTCCTGCCGCCAACCAGAAAACGGCAGAAATGCCAACTGGTGGCAGCAAAGTTTCAAAAATGATGAAATCCATTTCCGGTGGACGCATTTCCCAGCTTTTGGGAAAAGTCTCCGCACAAGCCGCACGCAGTGGCAACGTGGTGATCGCCACGGGTGTTAAAGCAGGTTCCGGTGCTTCTGGCCGTGCCTTGGCTGCTGTTGGCAGCATGGAACGCTCCGGTCGTGACTGGGGCCGTGAAGGCTCTGCCACAGGTGGTGGCGTTGGCACCGTCGGTCGCGGCGGAGGCAGCAGTGCCTCCAGCATGGGTGGATTGGCTGCTGGGGGTACTGGTTCCGGCGGCGTGGGTCTGATCGAAGAGGAAGGTGAAATCACCGGCGGTCTGGACCGCGAAATCATCGCTCAGTACATCAAATCCAAACTGGGTCAGATCTTGTATTGCTATGAAAGACAACTGAGTGCCAAGCCGGATCTGTTCGGTAAGGTTGCTGTGAAATTCACGATCGGTCCATCCGGTCAGGTGGAACAGCAGCTCATTGGTGACACAACACTTAAGAACGCAACCGTTGAGGGATGTATATTGAATAGGGTTGCCGCGTGGAAGTTTCCTGCTCCACAGGGGGGAACACGCGTGCTAGTGACTTATCCATTCTTATTCAAAAGTACAAACTAA
- a CDS encoding methyl-accepting chemotaxis protein: protein MNPTGIGSWFRGIKGKLLIAAAMPVIGFGIVYAISYQGMKGFEAYLENSHKNIIPNLQALAEMRQARNKYGYQVFAAMSVKTEAKRQERLAIAKEAVKEFTSAMDLYASTPFTPEMEKAFEPAKQVRAEYEKLLMLVIEEISTGTPEGFALAESQLDGRLWEIGTIMHKMSSESMKYYNQAAADDDKAADEAVTRINNLTLFVTLASTISILAILLWIAARISNSVSSIASRLSTAGGQVASAVEQLNEAGNSLSQSSTEAAASLEETVAALEEMSSMVQMNSDNAKQAAALSASSRDSAEHGEKEIQSLIHSMTEISQSSKKIEEIISVIDDIAFQTNLLALNAAVEAARAGEQGKGFAVVAEAVRALAQRSAASAKDISSLIKDSVSQIDTGSEIADKSGAVLANIVNSIKKVSDLNNEIAAASSEQTTGIQQISKAMNQLDQAAQSNAASAEEIAATSGEINGLAATNQNLTVDLNTIILGGGSVMVDAPAASPAKTSKKVPTFAKPTSKKSNVIAMKATPARKESQDMIPFDEDDRAKVGTTDGF from the coding sequence ATGAACCCCACCGGAATTGGTTCCTGGTTCAGAGGAATTAAGGGAAAACTTTTGATCGCAGCGGCCATGCCCGTCATCGGGTTTGGAATCGTCTATGCCATTTCTTATCAGGGAATGAAAGGGTTTGAAGCCTATCTTGAAAACTCCCACAAAAACATCATTCCGAATCTGCAGGCTCTGGCCGAAATGCGCCAGGCCCGCAATAAATACGGCTATCAGGTTTTTGCAGCGATGAGCGTGAAAACCGAAGCCAAGCGCCAAGAGCGCCTGGCAATCGCCAAAGAGGCTGTCAAAGAATTCACCTCGGCAATGGATCTGTACGCCTCAACCCCCTTCACTCCAGAAATGGAAAAGGCCTTCGAACCAGCCAAGCAGGTCCGTGCCGAATATGAAAAACTGCTGATGCTGGTCATTGAAGAAATCAGCACTGGCACTCCTGAAGGCTTTGCTCTGGCAGAAAGCCAGTTGGACGGACGTCTTTGGGAAATCGGCACCATCATGCACAAGATGAGTTCTGAATCCATGAAGTACTACAACCAGGCCGCAGCGGATGATGACAAAGCGGCGGATGAAGCCGTGACTCGCATCAACAACCTGACGCTGTTTGTGACCCTGGCTTCCACAATCTCCATTCTGGCGATCCTGCTTTGGATTGCGGCGCGCATTTCCAACTCTGTCAGCTCCATCGCCTCCCGTCTGTCCACCGCTGGTGGCCAGGTGGCTTCTGCAGTGGAACAGCTGAACGAAGCCGGAAACTCTTTATCACAAAGCTCCACCGAAGCGGCGGCCTCGTTGGAAGAAACCGTGGCAGCCCTTGAAGAGATGAGCTCCATGGTGCAGATGAACTCGGACAACGCCAAACAGGCAGCGGCGCTGTCCGCGAGCTCTCGTGATTCGGCGGAACATGGCGAAAAAGAAATCCAGTCCCTGATCCACTCCATGACCGAAATCTCTCAGTCGTCGAAAAAAATCGAAGAGATCATCTCGGTGATTGACGATATCGCCTTCCAGACGAACCTGCTGGCTCTGAATGCGGCGGTCGAAGCGGCTCGCGCCGGTGAACAGGGCAAAGGTTTCGCCGTTGTGGCCGAAGCGGTTCGCGCTCTGGCACAAAGAAGTGCGGCCTCAGCCAAGGACATCTCCTCTTTGATCAAAGACTCCGTTTCCCAGATCGACACAGGCAGCGAGATTGCCGACAAGTCCGGGGCGGTTCTGGCCAACATCGTGAACTCAATCAAGAAGGTTTCTGACCTGAACAATGAAATTGCAGCGGCCAGCTCTGAACAGACCACAGGCATCCAGCAAATCAGCAAAGCCATGAATCAACTGGATCAGGCGGCTCAAAGCAATGCGGCCTCCGCGGAAGAGATCGCGGCCACCAGCGGTGAGATCAACGGCCTGGCAGCAACCAATCAGAACCTGACCGTAGATCTGAACACGATCATCCTGGGCGGCGGCTCGGTGATGGTCGACGCTCCGGCAGCATCCCCGGCCAAGACTTCTAAAAAGGTGCCGACTTTTGCAAAGCCCACGTCCAAAAAGAGCAATGTGATTGCGATGAAGGCGACACCTGCACGCAAAGAATCTCAGGATATGATTCCGTTTGATGAAGACGACCGTGCAAAGGTTGGAACAACAGACGGATTCTAG
- a CDS encoding tetratricopeptide repeat protein — MIRTIVLLLAFHLFSHYCFAADKNTKGLLPEVSMTQGSESDNEKKAFSSEIMITRSENRAIESLQVIIKKNKGAKNEADLWYRLAELYMRRSKSGRFFDLHQDTPLMKLSPFPVPNERGAEAIKRAIKIYTKIEMEFPRFKQMDAVYFNNAFANQQIAQYKVSEILYNKLLTQFPKSPLIADGTLAIGELLYDQGKFAQALEHFLRVEKFPNSRVYSYGMYKAAWAYYNMRDSENGIKKLVQVVKSNPPLQDGEVPTNRHNLRREAMRDLTVFIGDSYPANKLYSFFEDLATEEELGQSMIDLAKLYESHSRQKEMNIFLEEYIDKRSMGPDVVRSHLFLVEANETLKRRDKVINHLQYASDLCKKDSAWRGMQKTDVLETSCVEGFRHTSLDMAKKWWEIWLKNKQNMEFSDLTQQLFKLILENEDPTKPDLKTRFAYAELLFQLQKYDDASVQYKMVGDKSAEPVMKHDANYAALYAKEKSIEKKKDPLKEAERKELAANYLAKHPTGKFATLIKFKIGHIAYEEANYPEAEKWLTPLAALKGADNAEIKKKSEDLILDMLNIRKDYAGIKDFSKKVMASSADEGRKKSMNKIMEEAHFTEIQEFAKTGDKNQASEKLMAFAKEHEGSKLSQDALWQALSLQYSEGRIYDAAEASMKFVQKHPEDKRNLDALKEAAKAYADVGQISKSAETLLKIADLDKKNRNTHLELAADIYILEKKNKEARAAYMNILNGADNKTLQRIYGKLMDSYKAEPRSAELEKIQNQILAKGLEPYTTQIMIDRAKALLDTGKTTAAFDLAMKANGRDVAPEVRAEARLIQARILEKELVAQSVKAREEKFAMVLSMKTEKLDKAHTAYYTTLKMSKDPFQQLEAMRGIDRCYDNFISSLTNMPLPASLSPEDQEVLRGEIAKLTAPIQDKKNENEAKLKVLAAAKGQAATNERSFASIRVDQTVPPMAQYPAAEKMTAYLPASSDMTIGKVSRFETRTPKACNRSAILTGQLANVNALEVAGNCYYSRQYEMVEKLGLELAKNKDTRALGLFYASVGADARGYNDKAMWMIDAALKAQPEAAPYVYQKARLLYKEDGMNSAMPFFDKVLDMQMASTEMKTFAGVKAFSEGDFTKAIENLSAISKDQLYTLNVGTLMSEAYAQKGEVDKALSVVKDLLGSKKDNTDFLLQQAHLFETYKQSPTLALDSYERAFKASQQLEMRDWLGKKIQYLKNQNKVGQHVISGDL, encoded by the coding sequence ATGATTCGCACAATAGTTCTGCTTCTAGCATTTCATCTGTTCTCTCATTACTGTTTTGCCGCCGACAAAAACACCAAAGGGCTTCTTCCAGAAGTCAGCATGACCCAGGGCAGTGAAAGCGATAACGAGAAAAAGGCCTTCAGCAGCGAGATCATGATCACTCGCTCTGAAAACAGAGCTATTGAGTCCCTGCAAGTCATTATCAAAAAAAACAAAGGTGCCAAGAACGAAGCTGATCTGTGGTACCGCCTGGCGGAGCTGTACATGAGACGCTCCAAGTCCGGCCGCTTCTTTGACCTTCATCAGGACACTCCCCTGATGAAGCTTTCGCCGTTCCCGGTGCCGAACGAACGCGGCGCCGAAGCCATCAAACGCGCGATTAAAATTTACACGAAAATTGAAATGGAGTTTCCGCGCTTTAAACAAATGGACGCGGTTTATTTCAACAACGCCTTCGCCAATCAGCAGATTGCACAGTACAAGGTGTCTGAGATTCTCTACAATAAACTTCTGACTCAATTCCCAAAATCCCCGCTGATTGCCGATGGTACACTTGCCATCGGTGAATTGCTTTATGACCAGGGCAAATTCGCCCAGGCACTGGAGCACTTCCTGCGCGTGGAAAAATTCCCGAACAGCCGTGTTTATTCCTACGGTATGTACAAGGCCGCTTGGGCTTATTACAACATGCGTGACAGCGAAAACGGCATCAAGAAACTGGTTCAGGTTGTGAAATCCAATCCGCCACTACAGGATGGCGAAGTTCCAACCAACCGTCACAACCTGCGTCGTGAGGCCATGCGTGACCTGACGGTGTTCATTGGGGACTCTTACCCAGCAAACAAACTTTACTCGTTCTTTGAGGACCTTGCGACCGAAGAGGAACTGGGTCAGTCCATGATCGACCTGGCGAAACTTTATGAATCCCACTCCCGTCAGAAAGAGATGAACATCTTCCTGGAAGAGTACATCGACAAACGTTCGATGGGTCCGGATGTGGTGCGCTCTCACCTGTTCCTGGTGGAAGCCAACGAAACATTGAAAAGACGTGACAAGGTCATCAACCACCTGCAATACGCTTCAGATCTTTGTAAAAAGGACTCGGCTTGGAGAGGCATGCAGAAAACAGACGTGCTGGAAACTTCCTGCGTGGAAGGCTTCCGTCACACCAGCCTCGACATGGCGAAAAAATGGTGGGAGATCTGGCTTAAGAACAAACAGAACATGGAGTTCTCGGACCTGACCCAGCAGTTGTTCAAACTGATCCTGGAAAACGAGGATCCAACAAAACCGGACCTGAAAACCCGTTTTGCTTACGCGGAACTGCTGTTCCAGTTGCAAAAATATGACGACGCCAGTGTTCAGTACAAAATGGTTGGCGACAAGTCCGCTGAGCCGGTCATGAAACACGATGCGAACTATGCGGCCCTGTATGCCAAAGAAAAAAGCATCGAAAAGAAAAAAGATCCACTTAAGGAAGCTGAACGCAAAGAGCTTGCTGCCAACTATCTGGCCAAGCACCCGACTGGCAAGTTTGCGACTTTGATCAAATTCAAAATCGGTCACATCGCTTACGAAGAGGCAAACTATCCAGAAGCGGAAAAGTGGCTGACGCCGCTGGCAGCTCTGAAAGGTGCTGACAATGCAGAAATCAAAAAGAAATCTGAGGACCTGATCCTGGATATGCTCAATATTCGCAAAGATTATGCGGGTATCAAGGACTTCTCCAAAAAAGTCATGGCTTCCAGCGCTGATGAAGGCCGCAAGAAAAGCATGAATAAAATCATGGAAGAGGCGCATTTCACTGAAATTCAGGAATTCGCCAAAACCGGTGATAAAAACCAGGCTTCTGAAAAGCTGATGGCTTTCGCCAAAGAACACGAAGGTTCCAAACTGTCCCAGGATGCCTTGTGGCAGGCGCTGAGTCTGCAATACAGCGAAGGCCGCATCTATGATGCTGCGGAAGCTTCCATGAAGTTCGTGCAGAAGCATCCGGAAGACAAACGCAATCTTGACGCATTGAAAGAGGCTGCCAAGGCTTATGCGGATGTCGGTCAGATTTCCAAATCTGCAGAGACTCTGCTGAAGATTGCGGATCTGGACAAGAAAAACCGCAACACTCACCTGGAGCTGGCAGCGGACATCTATATTCTTGAAAAGAAAAATAAGGAAGCCCGCGCCGCTTACATGAATATTCTGAACGGGGCTGACAACAAAACTCTGCAGCGTATCTATGGCAAGTTGATGGATTCCTATAAGGCCGAGCCCCGCTCTGCGGAGCTGGAAAAAATCCAGAATCAGATTCTGGCAAAGGGTCTTGAGCCGTACACGACTCAGATCATGATCGATCGCGCGAAAGCTTTGCTGGATACCGGTAAAACCACGGCTGCCTTTGACCTGGCGATGAAAGCCAACGGCCGTGATGTGGCTCCGGAAGTTCGTGCCGAAGCCCGTCTGATCCAGGCCCGCATCCTGGAAAAAGAACTGGTGGCGCAAAGTGTGAAAGCCCGCGAAGAAAAGTTCGCGATGGTGCTTTCCATGAAAACCGAGAAACTGGACAAGGCCCACACTGCTTATTACACCACTCTGAAAATGTCCAAAGATCCGTTCCAGCAGTTGGAAGCCATGCGCGGTATTGACCGCTGTTATGACAACTTCATCAGCAGCTTGACGAACATGCCATTGCCAGCTTCTTTGTCCCCGGAGGATCAAGAAGTCCTGCGTGGCGAAATTGCCAAACTGACAGCCCCGATCCAGGACAAGAAAAATGAAAACGAAGCCAAACTGAAAGTTCTGGCGGCCGCCAAAGGTCAAGCTGCAACCAACGAACGCAGTTTTGCCTCTATCCGAGTGGATCAGACAGTTCCGCCAATGGCGCAATACCCTGCTGCGGAAAAAATGACGGCTTACCTGCCGGCATCTTCTGACATGACCATCGGCAAGGTGTCTCGTTTTGAGACTCGCACTCCGAAAGCTTGCAACAGAAGCGCAATTCTGACCGGCCAGCTGGCCAACGTGAACGCCCTCGAAGTTGCAGGAAATTGTTATTATTCTAGACAGTACGAAATGGTTGAAAAACTGGGGCTGGAACTTGCGAAGAACAAAGACACGCGCGCTTTGGGTCTGTTCTATGCCAGCGTGGGCGCGGATGCGCGCGGTTATAACGACAAGGCGATGTGGATGATCGATGCCGCGTTGAAAGCCCAGCCTGAAGCCGCGCCTTACGTATACCAAAAAGCCCGTCTGCTTTACAAAGAAGACGGCATGAATTCCGCGATGCCGTTTTTCGATAAAGTTTTAGACATGCAAATGGCTTCGACGGAAATGAAAACTTTCGCAGGAGTGAAGGCTTTCTCAGAGGGAGATTTTACGAAGGCAATTGAAAATTTGTCTGCAATCTCTAAAGATCAGTTGTATACTTTGAACGTGGGCACTCTGATGAGTGAAGCTTACGCCCAGAAGGGTGAAGTCGATAAAGCACTGAGCGTGGTGAAAGACCTGCTTGGCAGCAAGAAAGACAACACAGATTTCCTTCTGCAACAGGCTCACTTGTTTGAGACCTACAAACAGAGTCCAACGCTTGCGCTGGATTCTTATGAAAGAGCATTTAAAGCCAGTCAGCAATTGGAAATGCGCGACTGGTTGGGTAAGAAAATACAGTATTTGAAAAATCAAAACAAAGTCGGTCAGCACGTTATCTCGGGAGACTTGTAG
- a CDS encoding outer membrane beta-barrel domain-containing protein: MLKKTVLMFILTASQAFAQQAADSKADQRGSDKLDIKKLEQKYWAAKDDDFSVVQNRRYVKAERFYLTGAAGIPFNDPYSTGTIAGASLGYFFNERWGLEGTYNSASLKDNDAVKQFVDTYGVIPDHNVFKSSYFLSGIWVPFYAKMSVVDKAIIYFDMGISFGVGSLNYEITQFEGNVSKDTMAYKLGVFQQIFFSEHFAIRADLVNTWSTQEKMKYYAPGTNVGGTVVGGQRDLGSETINDTSLMIGITYWH; encoded by the coding sequence ATGTTGAAGAAGACAGTTCTAATGTTCATCCTGACGGCATCTCAGGCATTTGCACAGCAAGCGGCAGACAGCAAAGCTGATCAACGCGGCAGCGACAAGCTGGACATCAAAAAGCTGGAGCAGAAATACTGGGCAGCCAAAGACGACGACTTCAGTGTCGTTCAGAACAGACGTTACGTGAAAGCGGAGCGTTTTTATCTGACTGGTGCTGCGGGTATTCCATTCAATGACCCCTACAGCACAGGAACTATCGCTGGTGCAAGCCTGGGATATTTCTTCAATGAGCGCTGGGGTCTTGAAGGAACCTACAATTCAGCCAGCCTGAAAGACAACGATGCGGTGAAACAATTCGTTGACACCTATGGTGTGATTCCGGACCACAACGTATTTAAGTCGTCCTACTTCCTTTCCGGTATCTGGGTGCCGTTCTATGCGAAAATGAGCGTGGTCGACAAGGCCATTATCTATTTCGACATGGGGATCTCGTTCGGTGTGGGGTCACTGAACTATGAAATCACCCAGTTCGAAGGCAATGTCTCCAAAGACACCATGGCCTATAAACTGGGCGTGTTCCAGCAGATCTTCTTCTCTGAGCACTTTGCCATCAGAGCGGATTTGGTCAACACCTGGTCCACTCAGGAAAAAATGAAGTACTATGCGCCCGGCACGAACGTGGGCGGTACGGTTGTGGGCGGTCAGCGTGATCTGGGCAGTGAAACAATCAACGATACATCACTGATGATTGGTATCACGTACTGGCATTAA
- a CDS encoding ExbD/TolR family protein: MSRRRRYEPKTKKNSTFGLNITSMTDMFTIMLVFLLQSYNTSEVQITPESNLRLPSSASMTNATEAIKLSLNGEALKLDQTKIADVKNSEFLAKDLEEKDTNFIKPLFQELDKIAKSESEKDKAHVKEGRILLQADKDLPYATLRKVMYTASMAGFPQLKLVTMVGE; encoded by the coding sequence ATGTCACGCCGTCGCAGATATGAACCAAAAACAAAAAAGAATTCCACTTTCGGCCTGAACATCACCTCCATGACCGATATGTTCACGATCATGCTGGTGTTCCTGCTGCAAAGCTATAACACCTCAGAAGTTCAGATCACCCCTGAAAGCAACTTGCGCTTGCCTTCTTCCGCGTCCATGACCAATGCCACCGAGGCGATCAAACTGTCGCTGAATGGTGAAGCTTTGAAATTAGACCAGACGAAGATTGCCGATGTGAAGAACTCGGAATTCCTGGCAAAGGATCTGGAAGAAAAAGACACCAACTTTATCAAGCCCCTGTTCCAGGAGCTGGATAAAATTGCCAAGTCCGAAAGCGAAAAAGACAAAGCCCACGTGAAAGAGGGCCGTATTCTTCTGCAGGCAGACAAGGATCTGCCTTACGCGACGCTGAGAAAAGTGATGTACACCGCTTCGATGGCGGGGTTCCCTCAGCTGAAGCTTGTCACCATGGTTGGAGAGTAA
- a CDS encoding tetratricopeptide repeat protein: protein MNKSLSILITIPFLCGTALAEPALKVKKGGRPAAASLKVKSSLVPTFDVYQKKVVKGKVEVFKVKNIPLLDVGEEREVQASEMSPLRLPASREVTLKETRRRESPVAIDFVLKPYNDVVNPAKSLTTADAFNKIPDVKILNPVAEPVTQDPLVQLAKLEDIQPNDYKLLQALIFLEIQKNYELAMGLFSELIEDPEHRIEALYHYAMTAKGLGLNSEFRQYMIQVAQETKSKEWQQKATEALVQNINTLETSDIALIDPLVIKHEMDITKNDDYQITRAKYYSDKGQLGLMEDALIFIGEKSPRYPEALLLNALFNYRQGKVEEATIYLEKLMTATDADKTSQLRSVGALTLARMQFQKSQYKEAFQSYLKVDKSNPLWLQAMVESAWTQILGEDYEGAAGNMFSLHTDFFKNAFSPESYVVRTVGYLNLCQYGDGVQVLNEMKKKYAPWKQKLAAYSTSHKDSSAYYETVKGWLKNSDLKEVDGLPRSFIVELARHPAYMSVQKQINAYEDEIVKFNRIALTLVKKERELIAKQNEANKELADAKRGLKGDSPSASTVAAVQKAEQKLLSYRIQFHIAKKARTSIKNLRATGMARIEKEKTVLRAQASQALKGRFDEMLAGLDKVLDQNDVLQYELYSGAGEHIRYQMAGGEINEKERPELKVQKEKSLNWKFKGEIWEDEVGHYRSSLKNVCAQEGQDGSVAGLSEQ from the coding sequence ATGAACAAGTCTTTAAGCATTCTAATTACTATTCCATTTCTGTGCGGCACGGCTTTGGCTGAGCCTGCACTGAAAGTCAAAAAAGGCGGCCGTCCGGCGGCTGCCAGCCTGAAGGTCAAATCCAGTCTGGTCCCGACTTTTGATGTTTATCAAAAGAAAGTCGTGAAAGGCAAAGTCGAGGTCTTCAAGGTTAAAAACATCCCTTTGCTGGATGTCGGTGAAGAACGCGAAGTGCAGGCCTCTGAAATGAGCCCGCTGCGTCTCCCCGCCTCCCGCGAAGTCACTTTGAAGGAAACCCGCCGTCGTGAGTCTCCAGTGGCCATTGACTTTGTGCTGAAGCCTTACAACGACGTGGTGAACCCGGCCAAGTCCCTGACGACTGCCGATGCCTTTAACAAGATTCCGGATGTGAAAATCCTGAATCCGGTGGCAGAGCCTGTGACCCAGGATCCTCTGGTGCAACTGGCAAAGCTGGAAGACATACAGCCGAATGACTACAAACTGCTGCAGGCTTTGATCTTCCTGGAAATCCAGAAAAACTATGAGCTGGCGATGGGCTTGTTCTCGGAACTGATCGAGGACCCGGAACACCGTATCGAGGCTTTGTACCACTATGCCATGACAGCCAAGGGCCTGGGGTTGAACTCAGAATTCCGCCAGTACATGATTCAGGTGGCGCAAGAGACCAAATCCAAAGAATGGCAGCAGAAAGCCACGGAAGCCCTGGTTCAGAACATCAATACACTGGAAACGTCCGACATCGCTTTGATTGATCCTCTGGTGATCAAACACGAAATGGACATCACCAAAAATGATGACTACCAGATCACCCGTGCAAAATATTATTCTGACAAAGGCCAACTGGGCCTGATGGAAGATGCTTTGATCTTTATCGGCGAAAAGTCCCCGCGTTATCCGGAGGCTTTGCTGCTGAATGCCCTGTTCAACTATCGCCAGGGTAAGGTTGAGGAAGCCACCATTTATCTGGAAAAACTGATGACCGCGACAGATGCTGACAAGACATCCCAGCTGCGTTCTGTGGGTGCTTTGACCCTGGCGCGCATGCAGTTCCAGAAGTCCCAGTACAAAGAGGCTTTCCAATCTTACCTGAAAGTCGACAAATCCAATCCTCTGTGGCTGCAGGCCATGGTGGAAAGTGCGTGGACTCAGATTCTGGGTGAGGACTATGAAGGGGCCGCGGGGAATATGTTCTCTCTGCACACGGACTTCTTCAAAAATGCCTTCTCTCCGGAATCCTATGTGGTTCGCACGGTGGGTTACCTGAACCTGTGCCAATACGGTGACGGTGTGCAGGTGCTGAACGAAATGAAAAAGAAGTATGCCCCTTGGAAGCAGAAACTGGCTGCCTACAGCACTTCCCACAAGGATTCTTCTGCGTACTATGAAACTGTGAAAGGCTGGTTGAAAAACTCGGACCTTAAGGAAGTTGACGGTCTGCCACGTTCCTTCATCGTGGAACTGGCGCGGCACCCGGCTTACATGAGTGTGCAAAAGCAGATCAACGCCTATGAAGACGAGATCGTGAAATTCAACCGCATCGCTCTGACTTTGGTAAAAAAAGAGCGTGAGCTGATTGCCAAACAAAACGAAGCCAACAAAGAACTGGCTGACGCGAAACGTGGTCTGAAAGGCGACAGCCCTTCGGCCTCCACCGTGGCGGCAGTTCAAAAGGCCGAGCAGAAACTGCTGAGCTATCGCATCCAGTTCCACATCGCGAAGAAAGCCCGCACTTCCATCAAGAATCTGCGTGCGACCGGCATGGCCCGTATTGAAAAAGAAAAAACCGTCCTGCGCGCCCAGGCGTCCCAGGCTTTGAAAGGCCGTTTTGACGAGATGCTGGCAGGTCTGGACAAGGTTCTGGATCAGAACGATGTTCTGCAGTACGAACTGTATTCTGGCGCCGGTGAACACATCCGCTATCAAATGGCTGGTGGCGAGATCAACGAAAAAGAGCGTCCAGAACTGAAAGTTCAAAAGGAGAAATCCCTGAACTGGAAGTTTAAAGGTGAAATCTGGGAGGACGAAGTGGGTCACTATCGTTCTTCTTTGAAAAATGTTTGTGCCCAAGAAGGTCAGGACGGCAGCGTGGCCGGCTTGTCTGAACAATAA